From Deltaproteobacteria bacterium, a single genomic window includes:
- a CDS encoding flagellar protein FlgN has protein sequence MDPFKNLLHCLKAELTKQEEFLRLLTKERTAIVKCDTAELESTNVKKLDLINAAQELEKKRNTIISSLLSSEQTLEQIKLSEIVTKCPSVGTQRELDKIRSDLRNIVSAVCALNAENADLIKNSLGLVTSTLAIVQCAPGGDLPTYSKEGKLSSHEETSLKRSRTSA, from the coding sequence ATGGATCCGTTTAAGAACTTGCTCCATTGCTTAAAGGCCGAACTTACAAAACAAGAGGAATTCTTGCGGCTTCTCACAAAGGAGCGAACGGCCATAGTAAAATGCGACACAGCGGAATTAGAGAGCACTAACGTAAAAAAACTTGACCTCATTAATGCCGCGCAAGAGCTGGAGAAAAAACGAAACACTATTATCTCCTCACTTCTGTCGAGTGAGCAAACGCTCGAACAGATTAAACTTTCGGAGATCGTCACGAAGTGCCCCTCAGTGGGAACTCAAAGAGAACTCGATAAAATTCGAAGCGATTTAAGAAATATCGTATCGGCAGTCTGCGCGCTCAACGCAGAAAATGCCGACTTAATTAAGAATTCACTTGGACTAGTAACTTCGACTCTGGCAATTGTGCAATGTGCGCCGGGTGGCGATTTGCCAACATACAGTAAGGAGGGCAAACTCTCTAGTCACGAAGAGACTTCTCTAAAACGCAGCAGAACCAGTGCCTAG
- the flgK gene encoding flagellar hook-associated protein FlgK, with amino-acid sequence MGSGGISSLLNISKSSLFAQTQAIRVIGDNIANANVEGYSRRRANIETLTTSADANSISLGSGVNVRTISRLVDKFLSSQIHSATSDRAKSEIRDELLSRAEGPFSLEDTVGQIGFQLSEFFSSLDDLSADPANMSLRQNVIEQGASLSQAIQSSYESIASLQREADNRIGLVIGEVNSMTADIAELNTQISTLEISEQEALALRDKRDQLLKELSEKLSINSVENGDGTVLVSLSNGFTLVNGSSARALDFTASPSFAPVSGYPPGLDNSALRHIVYDYDSSSTTEHIDLTSVIGTAGGELGGLLSLRGIQSDTDTSAFDASGDLVLIGARIEAVARDLLVRFNQTYLGPVDEDPVTAGFQASSVDLNGNNPSPFGLFTVAGASDDDADGLPSIADLQASTSFVGYASAISFNISDPANIAAAIDLDTATSGSTPFGDADNTNIRNLVAQRNVETNYSVGAFSATATLEDLYNTTVTYVGSQASSAATNLAINTTREEQVLALQQNTSGVSLDEEFAQLIKFQRAYEGSARMIQVGDNLLQELVRLLG; translated from the coding sequence ATGGGATCTGGAGGAATAAGCAGTCTCTTAAATATAAGCAAAAGTTCGCTCTTTGCTCAGACTCAAGCAATTCGAGTCATTGGCGACAACATCGCTAACGCCAATGTCGAGGGATATAGCAGAAGACGCGCTAATATTGAGACACTTACTACTAGCGCAGACGCCAACAGCATTTCTCTAGGTAGTGGTGTAAACGTTAGAACGATTTCCCGCCTCGTAGACAAGTTCTTAAGCAGTCAGATTCACTCAGCGACTTCGGATCGGGCAAAAAGTGAAATACGCGATGAATTACTATCGCGTGCCGAAGGCCCTTTTTCCCTAGAAGACACGGTAGGGCAAATTGGTTTCCAATTATCGGAATTCTTTAGTTCTCTAGACGACCTATCTGCCGATCCGGCAAACATGAGCTTGCGACAAAATGTCATCGAACAGGGCGCAAGCCTTTCACAAGCTATTCAGTCTTCGTACGAATCTATAGCGAGTTTACAAAGGGAGGCCGACAATCGAATTGGATTAGTAATTGGCGAAGTTAACAGCATGACCGCCGACATTGCTGAGTTAAATACGCAAATAAGCACACTGGAAATCTCGGAGCAGGAAGCTTTAGCTCTGCGAGACAAAAGAGACCAACTATTAAAGGAACTATCCGAAAAGCTTTCGATTAACTCAGTAGAAAATGGCGATGGAACTGTCTTGGTTTCACTTAGCAACGGATTTACGCTTGTAAATGGCTCAAGCGCTAGAGCTTTGGACTTCACTGCGTCGCCAAGTTTTGCTCCCGTTAGCGGCTATCCACCTGGCTTAGACAACAGCGCCCTTCGCCACATAGTTTATGACTACGACTCTAGCTCGACGACGGAACATATAGATTTGACAAGCGTCATCGGAACCGCTGGCGGCGAACTCGGTGGCCTACTAAGCCTTCGCGGTATTCAGTCCGATACCGACACTTCCGCCTTTGATGCAAGCGGCGACTTGGTATTAATTGGCGCTCGCATAGAAGCGGTCGCAAGAGATCTACTAGTGCGCTTCAACCAAACCTACCTAGGCCCGGTGGACGAAGATCCAGTCACAGCGGGATTTCAAGCTTCCTCAGTAGATCTTAACGGCAATAATCCCTCTCCATTTGGACTTTTTACCGTTGCTGGGGCAAGCGATGACGATGCCGACGGTCTCCCCAGTATTGCGGACCTTCAAGCATCCACCAGCTTCGTCGGATATGCTAGCGCAATTTCGTTTAACATATCCGATCCGGCTAATATCGCCGCGGCAATTGACTTGGATACAGCGACGAGCGGCTCCACTCCATTTGGCGATGCAGACAACACAAATATTAGAAATTTGGTCGCGCAAAGAAATGTAGAAACTAACTACAGCGTGGGAGCATTCTCGGCAACTGCTACACTTGAAGACCTTTACAACACGACAGTAACCTATGTTGGAAGCCAAGCTAGTTCTGCTGCTACAAATTTAGCAATTAACACAACCAGAGAAGAACAGGTTCTTGCATTGCAGCAAAACACCTCAGGGGTAAGTCTCGATGAAGAATTCGCTCAGTTAATCAAATTTCAAAGAGCCTACGAGGGATCTGCCCGAATGATTCAAGTTGGAGACAACCTATTACAAGAACTAGTTCGGTTACTTGGGTAA
- the flgL gene encoding flagellar hook-associated protein FlgL — translation MRVTDAQITRSFIAQIYRQRNALIDVQREVSSGIRVANPSDDPAHAGTIAQFQSSLQRFEQHKERMSYVTNLLQQQESILASSGDLLIRARELAQQGANETLSEEQRRTLGDEVFQLRDALVSLANSKVQGRYIYGGADDDDPPFDSATYVNPATGAASERWVFDSADAGQDVTREVSITDSLSVRVSTSGQDVFENSIAALERLGRALTGYRTEPEDLSTLPDGNGVAFNFPAEYQEQTEDILEALDLVESGADEVKTERASIGSRLSRVQVASEIMDIATIDTQTARQAVQDADIFEAASKLANFQTNLEATLASGAQLSRLSLMDFI, via the coding sequence ATGCGAGTTACAGACGCTCAAATAACTAGATCCTTTATTGCGCAAATTTATAGGCAACGAAACGCTTTAATTGACGTTCAACGAGAAGTGTCGAGCGGTATTCGCGTCGCTAATCCTAGCGATGATCCGGCCCATGCTGGCACTATAGCTCAATTTCAAAGCTCTCTTCAGCGCTTTGAGCAACACAAAGAACGGATGTCGTACGTAACAAATCTGCTGCAGCAGCAGGAGAGCATTCTTGCCTCCTCTGGCGACCTTCTTATTAGGGCGAGAGAACTAGCTCAACAGGGCGCTAATGAGACTCTTTCCGAGGAACAACGCAGGACTCTAGGAGATGAGGTATTTCAGTTAAGAGATGCTCTGGTATCCCTTGCAAACTCTAAAGTACAAGGTCGATATATTTACGGTGGAGCCGATGACGACGACCCGCCATTTGATTCCGCAACATACGTAAACCCCGCTACGGGCGCGGCGAGTGAAAGATGGGTATTTGATTCTGCCGACGCCGGGCAAGACGTTACTAGGGAAGTGAGCATAACTGATAGTTTAAGCGTGAGAGTTAGCACTTCTGGCCAGGACGTGTTTGAGAACTCGATTGCAGCACTTGAGCGCCTAGGTCGTGCACTAACAGGATATCGCACAGAGCCCGAAGACCTCTCGACATTGCCAGATGGAAACGGCGTAGCCTTTAACTTTCCCGCCGAATACCAAGAACAAACGGAGGATATCTTAGAAGCACTCGATCTAGTCGAAAGCGGAGCCGACGAGGTTAAAACCGAGAGAGCTAGTATCGGCAGTAGGCTCTCGAGAGTCCAAGTAGCTTCCGAAATCATGGATATCGCAACAATCGACACCCAAACGGCCAGGCAGGCTGTCCAGGACGCAGACATCTTTGAAGCAGCCTCAAAGCTCGCCAACTTTCAAACTAACCTCGAAGCAACTTTGGCCAGCGGCGCTCAACTTTCGCGCCTTTCGCTGATGGATTTCATCTAA
- the flgM gene encoding flagellar biosynthesis anti-sigma factor FlgM encodes MRISDIFRRHSLDQTTAKNSAQQAKDERESSNSSAIASNSDDRVSISPMARQFAQISKIVAEDEEKQSSRVEDLKRKIAAGEYSVSSSDVANSILSFAKDENA; translated from the coding sequence ATGAGAATAAGCGACATTTTTAGAAGACATAGCCTAGACCAAACTACAGCTAAAAATAGCGCACAACAGGCGAAGGACGAGCGCGAGAGTTCTAACAGTAGCGCGATCGCTAGTAACTCTGACGATAGAGTTAGCATCTCACCTATGGCGAGGCAGTTTGCACAAATTTCTAAAATCGTTGCGGAAGACGAAGAAAAACAAAGTTCAAGAGTTGAAGACTTAAAGAGAAAAATTGCTGCGGGTGAATACTCCGTATCGAGTTCAGATGTAGCTAACTCAATTTTATCTTTTGCCAAAGACGAAAACGCTTAA
- a CDS encoding rod-binding protein translates to MSKIEALSAADSASIAMLSQGTASLEKAKVLANQASSKEAEVEKAASDFEALLLHQMFKVMWETVETTGLFGENSNEGQIYRDMLNQAIAESASQGKGIGVKDMLRKELTKANKASER, encoded by the coding sequence ATGTCTAAAATTGAGGCACTTTCTGCCGCTGATTCAGCCTCTATAGCAATGCTATCTCAAGGGACCGCGTCTCTTGAAAAGGCAAAAGTGCTGGCAAATCAAGCAAGTAGCAAAGAGGCTGAAGTTGAAAAGGCCGCTAGCGATTTTGAGGCCCTATTATTGCACCAGATGTTTAAGGTTATGTGGGAGACGGTTGAAACCACGGGACTTTTTGGAGAAAATTCCAACGAAGGGCAAATATATCGGGATATGCTGAATCAGGCGATTGCCGAATCCGCATCCCAAGGAAAAGGCATAGGGGTTAAAGATATGCTAAGAAAAGAACTCACTAAGGCCAATAAAGCATCTGAACGATAA